The genomic window tttatatatgcctttgcctgtatctagtgttccttgggaggatatatctatggactttgttttaggtttacctcgaacaaagaaggggagggatagcatatttgttgtcgtggataggttctcgaaaatggcacactttataccatgtcataaaagcgatgatgctgttaatgttgctgatttgttctttcgtgaaattattcgcttacatggtgtgccaaatactattgtttcagatcgtgatactaaatttcttagccacttttggagatgtttatgggctaagttggggactaagctgctttttagtactacttgtcacccccaaactgatggacaaactgaagtagtcaatagaacattgtctactatgcttagggctgttttgaagaataacaagaaaatgtgggaagaatgcttgcctcatattgaatttgcttataatcgttcattgcattctactactaagatgtgcccttttgaaattgtgtatggtttcctacctcgtgcacctattgatttgttgcctcttccatcttcggagaaggttaatttttatgctaaagaacgttctgaattgattttaaaaatgcatgagttaactaaggaaaacattgagcgtatgaatgctaaatataaacttgctggagataagggtagaaaacatgttgtgtttgcacctggagatcttgtttggttacatttgcgtaaagatagatttcctaatctgcgcaaatcaaagctaatgccacgtgctgatggtccttttaaggttttagagaaaataaatgataatgcatataaacttgagctacctgcagattttggggttagtcccacttttaacattgcagatttgaagccttatttgggtgaggaagatgagcttccgtcgaggacgacttcatttcaagaaggggaggatgatgaggacatcaataccattgttacacccacagcccctactgttacatatactggaccaattactagagctcgcgcacgccaattaaattaccaggtactttcgtttcttggtaatgattctaatgttcatgagattatgatgctgcctaaattggatacatttgttttgcttacaaatgaagggcctagcttggagaaggatgaacattggagcaagaacacgcatggagttgatggcatgcgcaaggggatcaagaacggagttacaagtgatgatttcaggactttgaagccgccataaggagtgcatgaagccttggacgaaatatacaagatgccacttcataatattcgtccgtaggctattctaggtgctgcgtcaccttattaatgggccaggcccatgtaatttcgaaatacttaagtataggctatttttagagtccgtatgtgtggggaaacaagagttagggttggtttcggaccccaccctcaagggccacgaaattcccctctcttcctccatatatacagcccttagggcgtcgtttagactttgggttttgtttagattaaaagttcgccatagctgcaacttctcatacttcgtttgtgtccaacgaccagaccaagacgtcacagaaccccaccttgatcaataaagctttcatcttatattcgcaatatccagattgcaatctcagtttcttgcttgttcttcgtttgctcgcaggaaacagaccctcgtggtcaggttgattgtgctccggcgtggtcaataaccctcggaagttggtttagcgattgctaaggcgtgacgtctcgcacgttcgtagtcggatcgtcaaggtcgactcccacagaaaacgatagccaccatctcatcgaaagatcgggacccttgCCTATATCAGTCTGGTAGCAGGGTTTAGCAAAGGTTATACTAGTTCTCTTCATGAGGTAAAGAAGAATTTTGCAGGCAAAATAAGCAGACTGGATGCTACTCCCTCtgttctaaatataagtctttagATTTCAATGcggactacatacggatgtatataaaCGTACTTTAGAGTGTAAACTCACTAATTTTAGGACTAcatacttatatttaggaacggaagGAGTATAAATCTGACAGGCATGTTTCTATTCACACCTGCAGTTCCGAAAGTACCAGTCCAAGTGGAAAAAAATAGATTGTAAGCATGCACTCAGCCTTGTGTACTCCCTCTATTTCCAACTGCACAAGCTCTCTTACATCAACCAAACCATCTCACCTCCATCAAGTAGCGAAAGATAATCTACATTACATGATAGAATCCACTGTTCTCTCTCCCTGTCACCACACCACACTGCCCGAGCTAACAAATTACAGACAGCGGAGGGAGAGAATGCAAGGGCAAAAATAGAATCAAATTGAATACAAACGGTCAAAACCTCAAACGGAGAAGGAAAAAAAATACCATCCACAAAAATCTAGAGCAAAACTTCATATTTCCAGTGTTGGAAACTATATGAACCCAAGTACCGTGGAGTGCTTTCATAAGGGAACCAAGAATAAGGTTCTTCAACTTGCATTCCCTTTTACCAATCGTACGATAGTAATTCAGTGTTGTTCACTTGCGTCTCTTCCGTCGCGATCATCCTCGGGCTCCATTGCCTTTACAGTACTTTTCTCATGGCCATCAGACAGCTTCTTGAACACTGTATTCATGTCATCGATGGTCTTCGCCTCGATACAACTCATGTTGCTTTCAGGCTCCCTATCATCTCCGGCCAAATGCAGACTTTCAACATGTGCTCCTTCTGGAAGACTGTCGTGTCTCGGGCGCTCGACAGCCTCTGCATATCCAACTTTATCTTCGTTTTGTTCAAAATAATTGTTCACATCAACACTAGAGTGTTCCTTTGGAACAGCAGAAATGTCCTCCACTGATTTTGCATCAATGACATGCAACTGTCCAGATCCCTCCAAAGGCTCTGAGTCGATATCAACGCCTGAGATAAGTGCGGTTTCAGCGTCAAGGATGGGCCCATCAACCCCACCAGCACTTGCTTGTTTAAAGGCCATCTCTATGTCCTCCAGGGACTTGGCATCAACAGCCATCATCTCAGCATCAGTTTTAGCTGTCCCAAGCTCATTTTTAGTAACTTCCAGTTCAGTTGCTCCAACTGCTAAGTATGCTTCTGACAGAGTATTGACTGAAGGTGTTTCTGTGACTTCTGGCTCGTGGCATGGTAGGTGTTTCTGTAGACTTTCAACATGTGTTCCTTCTGGAAGACTGTCGTGTTTCGCGCATTCTGCAACCTCTCCACATCCAACTTCATCTTCGCTTTGTTCGAAGCAATTGCTCACATTAACATTAGAGTGTTCCTTCAAAGCAGCAGAAATGTCTTCAACAGATTTTGCATCAATCACATGCAGTTCTTCAGAACCCTCTAAAGGCTCCAAGTCAATATCAACGCCTGAGATGTGTGCGGTTTCAGCCTCATCAACACCACCACCACTCGCTTGTTTAAAGGCCATCTCTATGTCCTCCAGGGACTTGGCATCAACAGCCATCATCTCAGCATCAGTTTTAGCTGTCCCGGGCTCATTTTTAGTAACTTCCAGTTCAGTTGTTCCAACCACTAAGTATGCTTCAGATGGTGTATTGACTGAAGGCATTTCTGTGACTTCTGGTTCGTCGCATGGTAGATTCAAGTCTCTGTTCATTGCTTCAAGAATCCTTCGCCGTGGATTGTAGACAGTTTGCTCAGGATCATCATGAGATGACCCTAATGACCAACTGAATTCAGGATCAGTGCCGCTTAGATAATCAACCAATGGGGACAGACCGCCAGAGTGTAATGCACAGGCATCTGATGTGGCAGTGTCACCAGAAGTCTTAGGGCTAATCAAGGAGTCTTCTGCAACACCATCAGCAGGGTTGTAAGTACGGGAGCTAAGATCAGGCACCTGCTGATCCAGTCTCACCGGTTCTACCCGGAAGTCTCCCACCGCATCCAGTTCCGACAGGAAACTTTCATCAATACCGTTATCCTCTAAAGGCTCAGGATAGATTCTatcagcatcatcatcatcagaatCAAGTAGATAATCAGAAGTCATTTCTTCATTCATATCAACCATATCCACCCTGTCAGGTTCAGAAGCCACCGAAAAAAATGGGTTTGAGACATCTTTAGGTTCAATCGATGGAGATTGGTTGGAACCACTCGCACCAGGAGGACACAAGGAAGCAACCACAGAACTTGGGCTTACTTCCGATGCAACATCAAAGTGCTCTTCAATTACATGCAAGTCAGTCATGGCAGTACCAGAACCAGTAAACGCTCCAGTTTCATGCTTTTCTTCCATGTTGAAGTTCTCGAGAACCCTCTCCTCAGGGATAGGGTGAAGGTCCATAGATATTGCTGGTAATGTTTCCTTTTCAAAATCAGTTAGCAAGTCCATAGGCCCATGAATAAGGTTTTGTAATGGGATTTCATTGTTTGGACAGGACATGGAATCAACATTTCCATCTTCCTCGGCAATACTGGTGGCACCAAGACCAAGGTCCCTTGATCTCAATTCATGATCTTCAGCTGGCCTAGGAGAAGAAAGCCATTCTGAGACTTCAGCTGTTATGTTTGGTGCTATAGAAGACTTGGCACCCAGGACGCTTTCACCTGGACAAGAGTACATCCATTATATAATAAGAAGACAATACGACCGAAAAAGAGAGAAAAGCTAGAAATTCCCATCCACCCGTTAATTTGGTGGACCTATTTTATTAGTGGACTACGACCGACAAACCTTCACAGCGGTACTTCAGATTACAGCCGATAGATCATCATGAATGTAACTAAACAGAACTGAACCGGTAAATCTTCATCACCGCGCCTAAATAGTTCACAACCAATGGACCATCACAACTATACTTAAACAGATCGCAACCATGGTCATCTTAGACATGTATTAGAATTATTATGCTATTTACAATAATAACACCAAAATGGTTGGCGGGCTGTTTGATCCAAAATTAAACAATGGGGTGGAATCGACTACGGCCGTTCATGATCAATTTAGACACGATTTTGGAGAATACCCATTAGTCGTGATACTATATTTAGTACACTTACAAAAATACATCAGTTGGATATATATCGACGCTGATCCGTTCAGGTAAGGATGTTGAGCGGGAAATAGTGCTAGTTGTTCAAATAAAACTATCGTGCGCGGGGTATTCATTCATTTAAGTTGTCAGATGTCAGTTGCTTACCATCCCCATCATCCCAGCTAAGCAAGTCACCAACTGGATGAAGTGGCACCGTAGAATTCCCATCTGACTTGAGCATGTAATTGTCATCATGACCCTTCCCTTTTGTTGAGACAAGATTTGCCTCTCTTTCTTCGGATCTTTCGAAGACAAAATGATGTAGAGCAATCTCACGCTCATCAATGTCACTGTTGTCTAGTTCAACATCCACGGAGTTGATACCATCTGAACATTCACTGCCAGCATCTGCAAGGTCACTGTCCTGTCTCAGGAGAGCTGGTGACTCATGCTCCCTGTGCACATCCTTTTCATCGAGGTCCTTGTGTTCCTCCTGATCGGCAACCGAAGAAGCCATATCAGATTCAGTAACAGAACTCAATTTGGACTCACTCTTGTCACTGAACTGCCTTTGAAAAGTACTTGTGCTCCCTTCTACTGTCTCAGGGACAAAATATGGCCTCAATCTAGACAAACGTCTCTCCTGCGTAGCATCTGTAGTTCCAAAGTTGAAGCTCTCGTGCCTTCTAAATATTTCACGATGAGAAGTTTGTGGTGATTCCCCAGGGCTTAAATTATCATGTGCAGAAACGCCACTTTCACTGGAATGCTCAAGAAAATCAAATGGGTTCTTTCTTGCATGCAGGATTGAAGGAGCTGAGCCAGGAATTGCCGCTTCGTCAGAATCATATGGAAGGTCAAACGGGTTCCTCCTTGTTACTGAGATGTGTGATACTTGTGCACCAAAGCGTGATAAGTCATCTCCGCTTTTCCCATTGGCATCCGTTAGGTTACTGTCAATGTCAAATATTATATTCTTCCTGGATCTTCGCCTAACCATCAAAATCTCCAATCTACGGTTTCTTTCCATCTCAGAGTATCCAAGATCCATCAGATTCTTTGCATCATCTGCTGTCCAAATAAATGCAGCTTCCTGACCTTCATCTTTCTTGTTCTCCTCACCA from Triticum urartu cultivar G1812 unplaced genomic scaffold, Tu2.1 TuUngrouped_contig_4251, whole genome shotgun sequence includes these protein-coding regions:
- the LOC125527563 gene encoding uncharacterized protein LOC125527563, yielding MALETKQVGLCIKKVLRSSIRTSYRCVSEHPVLFSFGVLLYLLYRSAPGFFAFLLSSSPVIICTTLLLGILLSYGDTNLPEANDEDTKTTPEIPAFKMENSSRDVQFGSDQRISVPSFRNTTENFKERETKRTGSVRERSTQLDDEVPLLRRVDEEDEKFEHGDKPKTLTPFPSMVNFRGEAGVREGLNFNQGMQFADSFFVTDMADRNASLFEGLNEKNAPLDMFSSSENFNKHAEMQENLNLAASKVSDFSEEKLTDGTGGTSRPTYAVSVRQNKKLDVLKVNTSKAVEENLLDSSLGSPWASVGSQDGSSGFDSDGAESSSPDASMTDIAPVLDEIDPLLGADFTRPDPIPNDDSDSDSHVSSQDHEIDDDSNDDDDDGNNDTKDGGEENKKDEGQEAAFIWTADDAKNLMDLGYSEMERNRRLEILMVRRRSRKNIIFDIDSNLTDANGKSGDDLSRFGAQVSHISVTRRNPFDLPYDSDEAAIPGSAPSILHARKNPFDFLEHSSESGVSAHDNLSPGESPQTSHREIFRRHESFNFGTTDATQERRLSRLRPYFVPETVEGSTSTFQRQFSDKSESKLSSVTESDMASSVADQEEHKDLDEKDVHREHESPALLRQDSDLADAGSECSDGINSVDVELDNSDIDEREIALHHFVFERSEEREANLVSTKGKGHDDNYMLKSDGNSTVPLHPVGDLLSWDDGDGESVLGAKSSIAPNITAEVSEWLSSPRPAEDHELRSRDLGLGATSIAEEDGNVDSMSCPNNEIPLQNLIHGPMDLLTDFEKETLPAISMDLHPIPEERVLENFNMEEKHETGAFTGSGTAMTDLHVIEEHFDVASEVSPSSVVASLCPPGASGSNQSPSIEPKDVSNPFFSVASEPDRVDMVDMNEEMTSDYLLDSDDDDADRIYPEPLEDNGIDESFLSELDAVGDFRVEPVRLDQQVPDLSSRTYNPADGVAEDSLISPKTSGDTATSDACALHSGGLSPLVDYLSGTDPEFSWSLGSSHDDPEQTVYNPRRRILEAMNRDLNLPCDEPEVTEMPSVNTPSEAYLVVGTTELEVTKNEPGTAKTDAEMMAVDAKSLEDIEMAFKQASGGGVDEAETAHISGVDIDLEPLEGSEELHVIDAKSVEDISAALKEHSNVNVSNCFEQSEDEVGCGEVAECAKHDSLPEGTHVESLQKHLPCHEPEVTETPSVNTLSEAYLAVGATELEVTKNELGTAKTDAEMMAVDAKSLEDIEMAFKQASAGGVDGPILDAETALISGVDIDSEPLEGSGQLHVIDAKSVEDISAVPKEHSSVDVNNYFEQNEDKVGYAEAVERPRHDSLPEGAHVESLHLAGDDREPESNMSCIEAKTIDDMNTVFKKLSDGHEKSTVKAMEPEDDRDGRDASEQH